The following DNA comes from Brassica oleracea var. oleracea cultivar TO1000 chromosome C5, BOL, whole genome shotgun sequence.
TTTAAATTAAATTATATAATATATAAAATATAAAAATATGTTAATTTCGAAATTTGAACTGAAAAATTATTGAGATATTAATATTTTAATTTTGAAATTTGTATTGATAAATATCACATTAAAAGTTTTGTCATTAACAATTTAAATTTTTGTTACTGCAAATATACATCTGTTAATAAAATCATATGAGTAGAAAATGTCAAAAATAATTATTTATATTAAAATATACTATATATATCTATTTCAATAAAGTTTAATTATATACCTTATAAAGTAAATAAAATGACTGTTTTGATTTATTTACCGAAAACATGATTGTAAATAAATAAAAGGTATTAATTTTGATTTATGTGGTTACTCTAATGTATATACTTTTATGTATACAAATTATTCTTTAAATATGTGGTTTCTAATATATTATTTGATCATGACAATTCCTGAAATACACTTCTTCAAATTGAAGAGATTTTTAATATTGGAAACACTATATATATATATATATATATATTATTTCATTCAGATTAAATATTTAGTCTTGATTTTTATTCCTAAAAATCTTTTAATGAAATATCATGACAATATTCCAACCATCTCCTTTTGATTTTGTTCGAAAAATGAGAGATTTGATCATTCATATAATATTTGTTTCTCCCTAATACTATATCTAGCTATTATAATTGTAAAAATGAGAGATTTGAATTATTTATTATAAATTTTCAGGTTTATCATTTAATAAATCAAGGAGTTATTAGTTTTATAAATAGTTTAAATATACTGGAATAGTAAAGTATTATATATTTTTATCGGTATACTCTTAAGTAACTAAACCTCAAAAGTGTAGGTTAATTAAAGAAGTAATTTGTTTTGTAGTTCTATAATTAGATGATTTTTAGACCGAACTGGTGAATATATACTAGACATACATTTATATTTCAAGGCTGCACTTATATTCTATAACTGCTTGATATATTAGATTTGAACACTAACCTGTGTATAGAGTTTGTCAGTGATTTTTTTTCAAAAATTTGATTCTTAGATGTGTATCTGGAATGAAGCTAATTTTTACATATGTCCATCTTTTTAAATTGACGCTTATGTAATTCACCAAATTCCCAAATGAAGTTAAAAAAAAAGAAACAAAACTGATGTCAGTAAAACAAAAACGAGAACGAAAACACAATGTTATAAATGTAGAAAATGAAATCACTTATAGCGAGTCAATAGTAAATAAATCGAGAGCAGAAAACCTAATTTTCTTTCGTTATTTTACCATCGATGTTGTCTATCTGATTTTTATGATTTGCGTCAGCCGCAAAACTTAATTATCCTTTTGTGCATATGAATTCTTACAAATAATTAAAATGAGTTGTAATACGTTAACTCTTAACAACGATGATTCATGTAAGAGACCAATATTTGTATTCATCATTTTACAATTGATAAAAGTTGTAGTGTTGTAAAATGTTAAAACCATTTAATGAACAAACATTAATATAAAGAACTCACTCCGCGCATGCGCACGAGTTATCATCTAGTATAATATTATAAAATCACTTTTAGCGTGAAGTTTGGTGTTGTGATTGGAGAAGAAAAAAAAATTTAGTGCTAGAACTGCAGTAAAATAGTATATTTTTGACTCTAAAATAGTGTTATGAGTCGGAGATGCCCTAAACTGAATTCACCTAGAGTATTATGAGGTCCGTAGAACACAATTGAGTTTTTAACCTTAACTTAATCATAAAAGTCCGTTAATAAAAATTTATATATGTTTTTGTCCGTAATTTTCTTAGTTTTTTTTATTTTTAAATAGTTTTAATATTTATTAGAAAAATATAAAATATCAAAAGTCCAAAATCAGGAAGATGTGAATTTATGACATAAGGTCTTAAGTACAAAGAAATCAATAAAATCTCTTTTGGTTAAAAAAAAATCTCTTTCTTGTGCCCACGGGATTAAGTCAAGGTGTCTCTGAGTTCACGTGTGTATATTTAAGATTTTTTTTTTTTTTAATCCTAAAAACAATTAATATCACTTTTATTTCAGAAATTAAAAATATATTTGAGCCAGAGAGCCTCGCCGATGTATAAATAACAAACGCGTAGTCCTCGTCTTCTCCGTCTTACGCTGATTTTATCTCTGCAATTTATCTCAACTTCTGACGTCTAATCATCATGGGTTTGAAGGTAGGATCAAATCCATATGGACCTATTTAATTCTTTGTTTCGGTTTATATTCAGATCTAAATGTTTCGTTTATCATTTCATATATAATTTAGACAAGTTTGTAATCGATCTCATCGGTTAAGCTTGTGTTAGGTTTGCATAGAGTAATAAAAGTTCGAATCTGAGTTAGGTTTATGCCTTGTTGTCTTTTCACTTACTGTTGTCTGATGATGGTGTTGTAGGCAATTAAGATTGTTTCTCATGACTTATCATTTCATATATGATTCAGACAAGTTTGTAATCCATCTCACCTGCGAAGCTTGTGTTAGGTTTGAATAGTGTAATAAAGATTCAATCTGAGTAGGCTTAGGCCTTTTGTTGAGTTTGATTTGATGGTGCTGTAGACAATTAAGATCTGTTTCTGTTGATTTATAAATCTGTAGGAGGAATTTGAGGAGCAGGCTGAGAAAGTCAAGAAGCTCACCGCGAGCCCATCGAACGAGGACTTGCTCATCCTCTACGGTCTCTACAAGCAAGCCACCGTTGGGCCAGTGACCACCAGTTAATATTATTACCCTTTTTTTTTCTCTCTGCACGCCTTAAGAAAGCTTCATTTTAAGATCCTGCGGTTTGCTTCTTGGTTCAACCTCTTCTTTTGTTTGATTCAAAGGTCGTCCTGGGATGTTCAGCATGAAGGAAAGAGCCAAGTGGGACGCTTGGAAGGCCGTTGAAGGTAATCCGCTTCATACTGAGTTGCTACTGGTTTGCTTGGAACCAATGTAGCTGGTGATTCTTGTCCCAAGTTCCATCACTTAACCGAATCTGACTTGTGATTGTTTTGGATGTCAGGGAAATCAACGGACGAAGCCATGAGTGACTACATCACTAAGGTGAAGCAACTCCTTGAAGCAGAGGCTTCCTCCGCTTCAGCTTGATGGTGTGATTTATTAAGTGCTCTTATGCAGTAATTCTATCTAAGCTTCAAATAACTTTTAGCATAAGACGTGTTCTTTACTTCTTGTG
Coding sequences within:
- the LOC106292906 gene encoding acyl-CoA-binding protein, with amino-acid sequence MGLKEEFEEQAEKVKKLTASPSNEDLLILYGLYKQATVGPVTTSRPGMFSMKERAKWDAWKAVEGKSTDEAMSDYITKVKQLLEAEASSASA